CTGGCACGAGCTCTGCTTTGAAAACGTGACCTGGTTTGACATGGCACGTCTGCGCAAAGCATTTAATGTAACGACGAAAGGCTTTGATAATTTTGTGGGCCATAAATTCAGTTACGGTCCCGTGCTGACCGACAGAGAGCTATTATTCCCGATCCCAAGCAGGGAGCTGAGAAATAATACGAACCTGATCCCGACACCAGGATATTAGCCCCGGGTTTGTCAATAAACTAAACGACACAAAACACTAAATACGATCAAGGTCAGTAGTATACTACTGACCTTGATTCTTTACCCTTCCCCCTAGGACTTCTCTGTCCAGAAGGACTCAATCTCTTCCAGTGACTTCCCTTTAGTTTCGGGTAATAGTTTATATACGGTAAAGAAAGCGATCAGACAGAAAAACCCAAATACCCCGAAGGTAACTGCCGTACCCGCTTCCCTTAACAGGATTGGTGTAACCTGGCCCACAATCGTATCGGCGACCCACATCACCATAATACTGATTCCCATTGCTTTCCCCCTGATTCTTGTTGGAAAGATTTCTGATGCCACCACGAACTTTAAAGGTCCGATAGAGAAGGCAAAGCAAACCAGAAAAAGCGTAATACTGATGATTAAAAGCACGCTGGAGGTTAATCCCTGATAGAAAAGCCATCCGGTTAAAAATAAACTCACTGTAGCTCCTATCGTACCAATCAGGTACAGTGGCCTTCTGCCCCAGTTGTCAACCTTCCATATGGCAATTAGGGTAAATATCATGTTGGCCAGTCCAAATATAATCTGCCCAAGGAAAGAGTTATGTAATGCAATACCTGCGTCGTTCAGGATGGAGGGACCATAGTAAATGATTGCATTTATACCACTGAGCTGAGAAAACAAGGGCAATAAGATCCCCAGCAGCAAAGCCTTTCTCAATTTTGGAGCAAACAGTTCCTTATAAGAACCATGCTGATCACTGTTGTCGCTCTCCACCGCGGCAGGAATGACTTCTGTTTTACCATCATTAATCTTTTCAAGGATAGCAAGCCCCTCTGCAGTTCTCCCCTTCTTAATCAGCCATCTTGGGCTTTCCGGAACAAAAAACAATCCGATCAGAAATAGCAAAGCAAACACCGTTCCGATGCTAAACATCCCCCGCCATACTTCTTTTGTATAGATCAGGTCGATCAGGGGAAAGGCTGATGAAGCCACCTGCTGTTCTGAATAATTCAATAAGAGTGCATTGGTTATATAGGCCAGCAGAATTCCTGCAGTGATGGCCAGCTGATAACAGGTCACCAATCTGCCAC
This region of Pedobacter steynii genomic DNA includes:
- a CDS encoding sugar porter family MFS transporter, whose protein sequence is MNNNYKIYLGIICLVASLGGLLFGFDMAVISGVLPFVQKQFGLSPFQEGWFVSSALVGCILGVAFSGDLSDRLGRKKLLFLSSVLFLFSAVGCSVATSLNWLIAARLIGGLGVGIASIVVPLYLSEISPAAIRGRLVTCYQLAITAGILLAYITNALLLNYSEQQVASSAFPLIDLIYTKEVWRGMFSIGTVFALLFLIGLFFVPESPRWLIKKGRTAEGLAILEKINDGKTEVIPAAVESDNSDQHGSYKELFAPKLRKALLLGILLPLFSQLSGINAIIYYGPSILNDAGIALHNSFLGQIIFGLANMIFTLIAIWKVDNWGRRPLYLIGTIGATVSLFLTGWLFYQGLTSSVLLIISITLFLVCFAFSIGPLKFVVASEIFPTRIRGKAMGISIMVMWVADTIVGQVTPILLREAGTAVTFGVFGFFCLIAFFTVYKLLPETKGKSLEEIESFWTEKS